AAGCAATCGAAAATTTAAACGAGAAACAACGTGTTGCTTTCTTAATGCACAGAATTGACGGAAAAAAATACAGCGAAATTGCCGAAGATCTAAATATCAGCGTAAAAGCGGTAGAAAAACGCATTCATCTAGCTTTGTTACGCTTACGTAAAGAAATTGATCTCTAAAAAGTAGGGTAAATTTAGTCCTAACTGTTTTAATAACATAATACCGGTACAATGAAAAAGAATCACTTACTGGCCAAATGGCTTAACGATGATTTGACTGAAGAAGAATTAGCTGCTTTTAAAGCCAGTCCAGATTTTGAAAAATATCAAAGAATTAAAAATTATACAGATCATTTAACAGTGGATGATTTGGACGAAAATGCTATGCTGGCTTCTATTTTGAAACAGAAAAAAGAAGTTCCAAAAGTAATTCCGTTATACAAAACAGGGTTGTTCCGTGCGGCGGCGATTTTTATTCTGGCTCTCGGAATTACACTTGCTTTTAATATGCTGGTCCCTCAGACTGAAACAGCGGGTTTTGCAGAAAAAAACGCTTTTTCTCTGCCTGATAATTCTGAAGTGGTTCTAAACTCCGGTTCTGAAATTCAATATAAAAAATGGAACTGGAACCAAAACAGACATCTCGAACTACAAGGAGAAGCTTATTTTAAAGCAGCAAAAGGAAAACGTTTTGAAGTAGAAACCAAACTGGGAAAAGTAACCGTTTTAGGAACACAGTTTAATGTTAAGGTTAGAAAAAACAGGTTTGATGTTGTTTGTTATGAAGGGCGTGTAAAAGTGAATTATGCAGACAAACAAATTCTTTTGACCCATGGTCAGGCTGTAAGTTTTCAGAATGGAAATCAAATTCAAATGGAAACCAATTCGCTAAAACCGGAATGGATTGACCATCAGATCAGTTTTTACAAAGAAAACATCAGAACTATTTTGGATGAAGTTGAAAGACAGTATAACATTAGTATTGAGCTGAAAACTAAAGACACAACCTCTTTATTTACAGGAAAATTACCTGCTGAAAATCTCGATACTGCATTGCAGATTCTAAGTACAACCTATAACTTGAAAATTCAAAAAATCTCGAACCATAAAATAATTATCGACGCAAAATAATGCTGCGCCCAAAGCAATACCGTTTTTTGTTTTGCATTTTTTTCTATGTCCTAAATTTATTGGGACAAGAGAAAGGAAAAGCTGTGCCCTTCAGTAAAATTATTATTGATATTGAACAACAACATCACATAAGTTTTAATTATCTCGAAGATAATGTGACAGGACTAAAATTAAGTCCACCAAACAAATCACTTTCTCTGGAACAAAAACTCCGCTATCTTTCTCAAAACACTGATTTGTCATTTGAAAACATTGACAACAAATTCATCAATGTCTATAAAAGGAAAGACAAAACCCCAATAATCTGCGGATATGTTTTTTCTTCATTAGACAAAAAACCTATTGAGGGAGCCAATCTCAATTTAGCTGGAAAAATTTATGCTTCAACTAATTCAGACGGTTATTTTGAATTTGAGAAAACCGATAAAAACTCGCTTGTAATAAGTCATGTGGGATTTTGTTCCAAAAGAATTTCAATTGGGAATACTGATTCAAAAAACTGCCTGAAATTACTCTTGGAACCAGAAGTTACAGAATTAAAAGAAATCAAAGCCGGATCTATTCTTGCTTCCGGTATTTCTAAAAATACAGACGGATCATTTGAAATAAAACCTAAGAAATTTGGTATTCTTCCGGGACTTATTGAAC
This portion of the Flavobacterium gelatinilyticum genome encodes:
- a CDS encoding FecR family protein, with the translated sequence MKKNHLLAKWLNDDLTEEELAAFKASPDFEKYQRIKNYTDHLTVDDLDENAMLASILKQKKEVPKVIPLYKTGLFRAAAIFILALGITLAFNMLVPQTETAGFAEKNAFSLPDNSEVVLNSGSEIQYKKWNWNQNRHLELQGEAYFKAAKGKRFEVETKLGKVTVLGTQFNVKVRKNRFDVVCYEGRVKVNYADKQILLTHGQAVSFQNGNQIQMETNSLKPEWIDHQISFYKENIRTILDEVERQYNISIELKTKDTTSLFTGKLPAENLDTALQILSTTYNLKIQKISNHKIIIDAK